DNA sequence from the Camelus dromedarius isolate mCamDro1 chromosome 24, mCamDro1.pat, whole genome shotgun sequence genome:
GCAAAATGCTAAAACCCATTCCCAGAAGCAATGCACCCACCTGAAATTAAAAATCCTTTATAAATAAAGCCCCACTGGCCACctagcacccctcccctcccccagggccataGACCAGGTGTGCCCTGGGgagcctcccacccctgcccccactggcCAGTCGGCTCCAGCCTCTGCAGGAGGAGGGGTGGCGGTGAGAGGCTCTCCCCGGGACactcctccctgccaccctggAAAGTGGAATTTTCATCAGCCTCCAACTCCCTTTTCACAGAATAATCATCAGTTCTTGGCACCCAGGAAGGGGCTTGAAGGAGCTCATGATCCTCCCAAAAATGAGGGGTCCTGTTTGTGGGTCCCATGAGGTTTCTCAAAGGGGTCTTTGACCCAAGGAGGCTAAGGACTTTGACATTCTGAGATCTGGCCCCAGCTGGGGGGCAGGATTTGAGCCTTGGACTGTGTGACTCCCAGGCTGTCCCTCCACCAGGAGAGGGGAGTCACTGGCTCCTAGGGGTCTTCAAGAGGGGTGTCTTTcctgaggagggggaggcagggctctgggaagcttGGGTCACTGGGCCTTACCCCCCTTGCCCTCTGTTGTGGTGTCTCACTACCCGAGGAATTGAGTTGGGTCCTGGGGCTGCTCCTCAACTGAGAGCTCAGCCCCTGctactctccccctcccccaccaaggctcctgtgtgcccctcccccacctcaacaGCAGGCTTTTTATCCCCTGGCCCCCAGACTCCTTCagcagctcagctcagcccccaGTTTCAGCAGGGGTGTAGGGGTAGGCACACCTGAGCTAAAGCAGAAAGGGGGGTGGTTTTCTAGGCCGTTGCCTGGGTGATGCCACCTGAGCTTGGCGCCAGGCACCTGTCACCCGGGGAACAGTGCGGGCGGGGTGCCTCCCTCGGGAGCCACCGGGGCCACTGGGCTGAGACTGGAGACAGATTGGATTCCAGAGAGTCCCTggctgggggagcagggggagatgggCGGGGTGGGTGATACTGGGGGAACTAGGTGCTTTTGCATCACAAAACaaagtggggtgggggacagcaaAGCTAATGGTGGCTGGCCGGTGGCTCAGGAAGGCAGCCAAGGCACCCTCCCACTCCTGTCCTGAGCCAGTGACTTTATTGCCCCCATTCCTTACTCCCCAGCCAGTCCTCAGTCTCCCAGTTCCTTTGTGCCTGTGTTTTTCCCTCCCATCCCACGGATGCTCTTTCCTCCCCTGTTCCTTCCCAATCACGAGCACCCCCATTGACCCCAAGGCGCCCCATCCTCAGCTCCGCCTCCTTCCTGTAACTCTGGCTTCCTCTGTTGTGGCATCGTgctgctcctcccctgcctcagcCTTAAAACCCCGCCTGCAGCTGAGAGTCAGCAGAGTTCCCAGGTGCCACCCACCAGGATAAGCCACTCAGCGTGAACCTGCACCAGCCGGTGGGGATGCAGGTCTCCTCAGCCTGAAGGTGGGTCGGGAGGGTCCAGGCAAGCTGGGTCAGGCCAGCGGCAGCCAGGACGTGACTGCAGGGTGGCAGGAACAGCAGCCGTTGGACATCTGAAGGACGACGGGCCCCTCAAAGGAACACCAGCCACTCAGCCACTCAGGACTGTGAGACTGATTTGTGTTTGTCAAGGGTCAGAGACACATCTGTGAGGGGCACGGAGCTAGGAAGTGACTTGCAGGAGGCCCACTGATGTGAGGACTGTCTTGGTCGGAGGACGCTGACTTAAGCTCCTGCTGGGCACcgagacacccccacccccaccccgaagCATCCGACCCACTCCACTGAATCAACCAGGCTGCCTAGAGTGAGAAGACCTAACCAAGGCAGGCAGATGGCTTCAACTGGCCTTGAACTCCTGGGCATGACCCTGGCTGTGCTGGGCTGGCTGGGGACCCTGGTGTCCTGTGCCCTGCCCCTGTGGAAAGTGACTGCCTTCATCGGCAACAGCATCGTAGTGGCCCAGGTGGTGTGGGAGGGGCTGTGGATGTCCTGTGTGGTGCAGAGCACAGGCCAGATGCAGTGCAAGGTGTACGACTCGCTACTGGCGCTGCCCCAGGATCTGCAGGCAGCCCGAGCTCTCTGCATCATTGCCCTTCTGCTGGCTCTGCTTGGCCTCCTGGTGGCCATCACAGGCGCCCAGTGCACCACCTGCGTGGAGGATGAAGGTGCCAAGGCCCGCATCGTGCTCACAGCGGGAGTCATCCTCCTTCTCTCGGGCATCCTGGTGCTCATCCCCATCTGCTGGACCGCGCACGCCATCATCCAGGACTTCTACAACCCCCTGGTGGCAGAGGCCCTCAAGCGGGAGCTGGGAGCCTCCCTCTATGTGGGCTGGGCAGCAGCTGCCCTGCTCATGCTGGGAGGGGGCCTCCTCTGCTGcacctgtccccctccccagatCGACCGGCCCCGCGGACCAAGACTGGGCTACTCCATCCCCTCCCGCTCTGGTGCATCAGGGCTGGACAAGAGGGACTACGTATGAGGTGGAGAATATCCCTGGAAGCCTGCTGCTTAGAACCTTGACCTTTTGCTGGGTGCCTAATCCTTGCCTGGTACTGTCCACCACTCCCCTAGCTGAAACCCACTTTCCAGATGCTCAAGCCAGGCCTGGCTGCAAGGCTAGTCTCAGCGGGCCTGGCTGAGTCTAGACCCACTTTTGACGGGTCCCCATTTCCACTCAGGCAGGGCCTGAGCTGATAGGGAACACCGGCCTGCCCCTACGTCCCCCATGTTGCTGTCTTCTGTTGTCCAGGATTTGGACTAGCTTTCCTCGgagccctcctccaccccaggaaCCCCAAAGGGCAATAGCTCCTCATGCCCTCCCTGGCCTGGAGTTGGTCCTCTCTGTCTGACCAGACCACCATCAGCATCCAGAGGCTGAGGCCAGGCCCTTGGAGCAGCCAGGAGTCCCAACATATCACCTCACCTCTCACCCCCTCCTTTGAGTAGGGAATAAATAGAGTATTTGTAAATCAGCTCCTTTGATCTGTGGTTGGGCTGGGAAGACCAGGTGGCCTCCCCTGGGGCTGTCTGGCCAAGGCCTGCTTCATGTCCTGCCCAGTGGGAAACCTCACTCAGGCCATGCAAGGCACAGGGCAACACAGAAGATGAGCTATTTGTAcccacctcctcctgccaggCTGGCCCttggcagcccccaccccccaccagcaaCACCAAAGGCAAGTAACAAAACATGCTTTATTCAGTGGAAACTGGTGAGTGTGGGCAGGGCATGGCAGAAGTGTACAGGGGCTGGAGATAAAAGGGTCAggggtcacacagcagggacaTAACAACTCAGGATGGAGGAGCCAGAGATCAGAAGACTTGGAGGTGGGTGGTTGGTTCTTTGGTAACTTGTTGCCTGCTCTTCTAGAGGCTACGTGAGGCTCAAGAGCCCCTGGGGGTTCCAGAGGCCTCACCATCACGGGAAGGCTTGTCCCTGCAAGCCTAGGGAGGCCCTGCCCCCCAAAACAGTGGGAACTCTTGGGGACAGGATGAAAGCATCTGGAGAGCAAGCAGCCTTCACACTGGGCCCACAGGTCAATGGCTGGTCTGAGATGGGGATGTCCAGGGTGGAGAAAGCCAGAAACTTTGAAGCATCACCTTTTTGGCTCCATCACTCAAAGGTGAGGAACACCAGTAGTAGAGCCCAGATGGGTTACCAAATGGATTAACGACCCCTGCCTTCtcccaaaataaaaagcaaaaacaaccccAAAGCTGTCATGGATCACCACCTCCAGGGTTCCATCTCAGAGGTTAGGCTCCACTGTCAATGGAGCCCATACTCCTCTACCCAAATTAGACGTAATTCTTAGTGGGGTACTCAGAGGGACCCCGGGAGGTGGTATGTGGGGCTGATGCTGAGTATCGGGCCATATAATGTCTGGAGCTCCGGGACCCCCAGGAGGGGCAGGTGCAGCACAGTAGCCCCCCACCCAGCAACAAAAGGCCAGAGGCAGCCCAGCCCACATAGAGGGAGGCTCCCAGCTCCCACTTTTGGGCCTCAGCCACCAGGGGGTTGTAGAAGTCTCGAATGATGGTGTTGGCCGTCCAGCACACGGGTATCAGGGTCAGGATCCCAGAGATGACAAAGATGATCCCGGAGGTGAGCACCAGTCGGGCCTTAGAGTCCTTGTCCATCACGCAGGTGGTGCACTTGGCTCCGGCAAGGTAGATCAGGAAGCCGAGCAGGGCCACAAGGAGAGTGATGACGCTGAGGGCTCGGGCAGCCTGCAGGTCCTGGGGCAGCGCCAGTAGCGAGTCAAACACCTTGCACTGCATCTGGCCTGTGCTCTGCACCACGCAGGACATCCACGGCCCCTCCCACACCACCTGGGCTACCACGATGCTGTTGCCGATGAAGGCAGTCACTTTCCACAGGGGCAGGGCACAGGACACCAGGGCATTCACCCAGCCAAGCAGTGACAGGACGATCCCCAGGATTTGCAGACCAGCAAGGGCCATGGTGAGGTGGAGGTTGAGGAACTGCACTGGGGGATGGAAGCAGAGTAATGTTAAAACCAGCTGGCCCTGTCCCCTCGTTCCCAGTGAGTGCTAACCCCCATGCCACATGCCATGGCCAACACACAGGATACCAAACGTATGAACCCTAGGAGTCAGGATACCATGTCCTGTAATGTGGGCAAGGCATGCTCCCTAAGCCTCATTTTCTCACAGGGAAAATGAACGTTTAATGCTTCAGCATTTTTCTCCCCCTAGTTATGTGACAGGCATTGGCTTATATGAGTGCAAAAGTAAGCAGCCCAGTCCCCTCCCGCTCTCCATCTCTATTTCCCTTCTGAGCCGGCCCAAAGGAAGGTGTCCTCAGCCCTCAAGCCTGGAAGCCATACGCCCTGGAAGGGTCCAATGGCGGCGCTagcagcagggtcctctcccgaCTGGTGAAGGGGAGGGGAGCCCCGCCCCGGAGAGCAgcgcaggtgggggaggggcgcccaGGTTTCGGTGCCTTTGTCCccgggaaggggggaggggcgtTTAACCTTTCTGCCGAAGGATCCCATCAGGGCCGAGGTTTAGGTGCAGCCCCCAACCAGGGACTCGCCGTCCCGGGTGGCTGCCATCAGATATGTCCAGGTTCTTCACATGCACCCCAACCCAAAGCCGCCATGCCCCCTGTAACTCTCTCTGCGAGGCATCTACGTCCTCCTCCACAACATGCACCCTTCCGCCAGGCTTACCTGTGAAGGAGTCCACAAAGATTCGAAGTAGCTGGCCGAGTGTGAGGATGGGGGCGGAGCTGGGGGGGTCTTAAAGAGGCAGTGACGTCACCGGATCAACGCCTCCAGGAGGGGCAGAGACCCCAGTCCAGATAGCAGCGGACGTGCGAATCCCAACCCCGCCAGTAGCGGGCGCTCGAGGACGGAGCCGCTGCTCCGGCGTCTGGACCGGGTCCGGGGGGCATTACCTGCCCGAAGTCTGGCCGGCAGTGAGTCAAGGTGTAGGGCGAGGAGCGGAAAAGAGCTCGGGTCTCGACTCTGAAACCCACCTAATCTTTCAAAGCCTAATTTTActctgcaaaatggagacaacAAGCCCACATTTTACTATGTAACTATGTCCTAAGGTGGAAATTAAAAGGGCacagtattatttttgttttattgttattatcataCCCTCAGGCCTTAAGAAAGCTGCAGTTAGCGGGGCaagtatagctcaatggtagattGCGTatttagcatgcatggggtcctgagttcaaatccagtacagccattaaaaataaataagtaggtaaacctaattactccccttccttcccccgcccccagaagaattaaaaagaaagaaagctgcaGTTATGTCTGTGATGGGTTGTGTCAGACTCCCCGCCATAGCCCAACACACACCTCCTGGGCTTCAGCACGGAGAATATAGGGCTGGATCTGTATTATCCCCTTGGCGTTCTGGCCCCTCACGCACGGAGACGGcttttgttgagtgaatgactgAACTTAGTCTGCCAGGAGGGCGGGGGCGTCCAGGGGTGGATCGCGGGGCGGGCAGAGGCGAGGGATCCGCCCCggaaggcgggggcgggggcggggccgctgCTGTCTGTCCTGGTCCGCGGGTGGCGAGCCCAGACGGCAGCGGCCGCCCGAGGAGCGCCATGGTTCCTGGCTCGCTATGCCCGCTGCTGCGGCTCTTCGTGCTGGGTCTCGGGCTGGTGCTGCTGGGCGCCGCGGCCGGGGAGAAAGTGCCAGGTATGCCCGGCCGGGGCTGGGCGGGAGGGCGTGGGGGCTAGGGGAATCCCTGGTCCGGCGTTGGGGAGCCGGCATTGGGGGCCTAGAGGAGGGGCCAGAATGGGGGGAAATTGGCTGACATGGAGATCCGGGGTCAGGTGGTCTCTCCGGACACCGCACTTCCTGGTCAGGAGAGGTCCCATCTcgctccgagcctcagtttcctgcctGTCAAACTTGGTGGGGACGGGAGGGCTTCTGTCCTGAGAGTCTGGATTCagaagtggagagagaaagaaagtttgAGGGAGGGATGTCCCGTTGGGTAAGGCGGCACGCCCCCAGGCTGATCAATACCGGGTCTGCCCAGCCCCAGTGACTGAACAGTGGGGGGGGGTGTTGAGAGGCACGGAGGCCTGTGCCCCCTATACCATGCGGGGTGCCCCCTTTCATCCGGTGACTTCAGTGCCCAGCTATGCGGGGGGAGGGACTAGGGTCGGGCCCGGTGCCCAGGAATGAGTCACCCGCCGGCGGCGGGGGGGTATGGGGACCTGACCCCCCCCCGCACTACGGCCCCCTCTCACCCGCGCCGCCGTGTCCTGGTCGGGCCGTGCGGTCACCTGTGAGGAATGCGGAGGGAAGGGCGCCGGTGACTCACGTTATTCGAGCCGGCCGACCCTGACCTCAGCCCCCAAAATAGCcgagccccgcccccagcctctgaCCCACGGCCCCCTCCCCAGGAACCACCCCCTGCTCTCGCGGCAGCTCCTGGAGCGCGGACCTAGACAAGTGCATGGACTGCGCGTCGTGCCCCACGCGACCGAACAGCGAC
Encoded proteins:
- the CLDN9 gene encoding claudin-9, with the translated sequence MASTGLELLGMTLAVLGWLGTLVSCALPLWKVTAFIGNSIVVAQVVWEGLWMSCVVQSTGQMQCKVYDSLLALPQDLQAARALCIIALLLALLGLLVAITGAQCTTCVEDEGAKARIVLTAGVILLLSGILVLIPICWTAHAIIQDFYNPLVAEALKRELGASLYVGWAAAALLMLGGGLLCCTCPPPQIDRPRGPRLGYSIPSRSGASGLDKRDYV
- the CLDN6 gene encoding claudin-6, translated to MALAGLQILGIVLSLLGWVNALVSCALPLWKVTAFIGNSIVVAQVVWEGPWMSCVVQSTGQMQCKVFDSLLALPQDLQAARALSVITLLVALLGFLIYLAGAKCTTCVMDKDSKARLVLTSGIIFVISGILTLIPVCWTANTIIRDFYNPLVAEAQKWELGASLYVGWAASGLLLLGGGLLCCTCPSWGSRSSRHYMARYSASAPHTTSRGPSEYPTKNYV